CTGCGGTGGCAGGGCTGCGCCGGCGCCATCGAAGGCCAGTCCGCCGGCGCACGGCGGCCGATGTAGGCCGGGAAGTTCTCGGGCACGACGTGCGCGTGCACGTCGACACCGCCACAGGCACAGCGCATCGCGGAAGGCACAGTCCTCACTCCGCCGTGATGCCCAGGGCCTTGACGATGTCGCGCCAGCGCGCGTGCTCGCCGCGCATGAAGGCGTCGAACTCGGCCACCGACATCTTCTGCTCCGCGAGCGACCCCAACTGCTGCAGGCGGGCCGCCACCTCGGGCTGGCGCAACACGGTTTCGATGTCGCGGTTCACGCGCGCCACCACGTCGGACGGCGTGCCGGCGGGCGCGAACACGCCGTTCCAGCCGGTGTACTCGAAGCCGGGGAAGGTCTCGCTGAGCGCAGGCACGTGGGGCATGGAAGCCTGGCGCTGCGCCGTGCTGATGGCCAGTGGCTTGATCTGGCCGCTCTTGATGAAGGCGGTGAGCGCGGCGTCGGGCAGGCAGACCAGTTGCACGCGCCCGCCGATCACGTCCTGGATCGCCTCGGGTGCCTTGGTGTAGGGCACGTGGTTGAGCTTGACGCCGGCCTTGGCGGCCACGCTGTCGGCCAGCATGCCGGAGAAGGTCTTGGGCCCTTCGGTGGCGATCGAAACCGTGCCCGGCTGCGCCTTGGCCATGGCGATGGCCTCGGCCAGGTCCTTGGCCGGGAAGTTCGCGGCGGCGGCGATCACGAAGGGGCTGCGGCCCACCAGGCGCACCGGCACGAAGTCCTTCACCGGGTCGTAGGGCAGGGCCTTGAAGGTGAAGGCGTTGGTCACCATGGCGGCGGTGGTCGCGTAGTAGAAGGTGTAGCCATCGGCCGGCGAGCGTGCCGCGGCCTGGGCGCCGATCACGTTCTGCCCACCCGGCTTGTTGTCCACCACGATCGACTGGTTCCACAGCCGGCCCAATTGGTCGGCCAGGTAGCGCGCCAGGATGTCGGGACCCGCGCCCGCCGGTTGCGAGAGGATGAACTTGATCGGGCGCTGGGGCCAGGCGGGGGTCTGGGCTTGCAGGGCGCTGGCGAAGGGCAGCAGCACGGCGGCGCGGGCGAAATCTCGGCGTTGCATGGGCTTGTCTCCTGGAAGTGGTGCGGCACCGTCGGGCGGCCCGTCATGGGGTGAAAACAGCCCGCATGCTAGGGATCCCTGCTTTATCTGACCAGACGATGACGTGGATTCATAGAATCCATGCCATGGATATTCGACATGTCGACCTGAACCTGCTCGTGGTGTTCGACGCCATGACCCGCCACCGCAGCGTGGGGCGGGCGGGCGAGGCCCTGGGTTTGAGCCAGCCGGCCACCAGCGCGGCGCTCGCGCGTTTGCGCGCGGTCTTCGACGACGCGCTGTTCGTGCGCGCCGGCACCCAGATGAAACCGACACCGCGCGCGCTCGAACTCGGGCCGGTGGTGCACCGCGTGGTGGAGACCATCAACCACGAGATCCTGCAGCAGGCCAGCTTCGAACCCTTGAAGGCCGAGCGCAGTTTCACCCTGCTCACGCCCGACATCGGCGAGGTGGCGTTTCTGCCAGGGGTGCTGCGGCGCTTGCGGCACGAGGCGCCTTCGGTGCGCTTGCAGGCGATTGCCAAGCCCCGCGAGGCGGCGGCCGAGGCGCTCACCTCGGGCGATGCCGATCTGGCCGTGGGATTTTTTCCCGACCTGAAAAAGGCCGGCTTCTTTCAGCAAGGCCTGTTCAAGACCTCATACGCCTGCATCGCCTGCGCGCGCGTGGGGCCAGGCATGGCGCGCATGACGCAGAAGCAATACCTGGCCGCACGCCACGTGGTGGTGCTGCCCGATGGCCGCGAACACCTGCTCGACCGGTTCCTCGACACCAAGGGCTGGCGCCGCCACGTGACGCTGGAGTTGTCGCACTTCATGAGCCTGCTGGCGCTGCTGCCCGGCACCGACCTGATCGCGACCGTGCCCGAGGACATTGCCACCG
The sequence above is a segment of the Hydrogenophaga sp. BPS33 genome. Coding sequences within it:
- a CDS encoding LysR family transcriptional regulator gives rise to the protein MDIRHVDLNLLVVFDAMTRHRSVGRAGEALGLSQPATSAALARLRAVFDDALFVRAGTQMKPTPRALELGPVVHRVVETINHEILQQASFEPLKAERSFTLLTPDIGEVAFLPGVLRRLRHEAPSVRLQAIAKPREAAAEALTSGDADLAVGFFPDLKKAGFFQQGLFKTSYACIACARVGPGMARMTQKQYLAARHVVVLPDGREHLLDRFLDTKGWRRHVTLELSHFMSLLALLPGTDLIATVPEDIATVMERHIPIRRIGLPFKPPVIEVQQFWHRRMQNDPGHRWLRGLFHEVNRREANARMP
- a CDS encoding Bug family tripartite tricarboxylate transporter substrate binding protein, with translation MQRRDFARAAVLLPFASALQAQTPAWPQRPIKFILSQPAGAGPDILARYLADQLGRLWNQSIVVDNKPGGQNVIGAQAAARSPADGYTFYYATTAAMVTNAFTFKALPYDPVKDFVPVRLVGRSPFVIAAAANFPAKDLAEAIAMAKAQPGTVSIATEGPKTFSGMLADSVAAKAGVKLNHVPYTKAPEAIQDVIGGRVQLVCLPDAALTAFIKSGQIKPLAISTAQRQASMPHVPALSETFPGFEYTGWNGVFAPAGTPSDVVARVNRDIETVLRQPEVAARLQQLGSLAEQKMSVAEFDAFMRGEHARWRDIVKALGITAE